AGTCATTTAGGGTCAAGTACAATCAACCATCCACCAGCTGCTGAGTGGAAGTCGGTTGTAGCCTGAACCCTACTTCCCCTTGGTAAGATTGAGCACAAGATTTTCGATTCCGATTAAAACCTGGAAGCATCACAACTCTACAGTCTTGCTTGGGGCTCACGTAAAAAGGAGTAGTGTCTTCTCCGTTTAAATAACCTGCTTGCTGCACATGTACTTGACTGTGAGAAAGCAGACACCCCAGCTGTCTGTGTGAAAGTAAAATGTCAGGCGCTGCAGATAGACATCAGCGAGGAATGCGTTTGTTCAAAGCAGATGAGTGACAACACTTAAAAAAGGCATATATTCCTAAGAGGGGATTATGTTCGGCACATTGACACTTGTTTTTGAAATGGCTGTCACAGATGATTTGAGCTACAATAACTCAGATGCTAACAGAAGCTTGGAAACACACGACCGAATGGCACCGAAATACTCACACCCCCttgatgcatttgttttttacacaGCTATGTTGGCAGTAAATATCCTCAACACACAGTAGCAGGAatttattacacacaacactGCAGGAGAGGCATGCACATAACGATTTCTCAGGTCAGCCACGTTTTGCCTCCACGCAACATGCACGGGCAGCCAGCCAATGGggtgtcacacacacttcatcatgCACGAGCTAGGGAACAACCTTAATTGGGAGGTATGCAGAGGCAGGGCACTGACTTAGAAGCGTTTGCAGCCAATTGCTGGTATGATGTGCAGGAGGTAGATCTGCATAACTTGCCACCATCCGAAACAAAATGCTAATCAGCTCAAATCTGGAGAAtcagaaattacattttctgctaTTGTATGTATTCAAAAAGATGTCTAGGTGTTGGAAAAATGAAGGATGCCATGCAGCAACAGGGGAACGCTACAGGGCCCAACAGTATGATAGAAACCATCACGTGAAGAGATTGGAGGACACAGCTCTATAATACCGAGCTGAATTCATCGTAAAATGCACCTTAATAAAACATCATCAAAATAGCTCGGCCATCCCGCAGAAAACACCGTTTTTTACAACATATTTGTATGATGGACCCGTAGAAATGGACCTTTTATCTCTTTTGCAAGAAAACTGTAAATCCCCAGCGGTGTTTCCTTTGTCAATCTCCAAACTCCCCCTCTGTGTTCTCTATTTCAGCAGCCAAGAGTATTTGCAAATGATCGCTGGTGCCAAAGTGGAATAGACAAATGCGTTGCAAGCCaagtaaataaaagcagcatgtGGTTGAAGGCTGGTGATAAATTAATTCCCTAATTAGCTAGGCTTAAAAAGCTTCCACTGGGAGGATATGAAAGGCATTTATTTCAAGAGTTTCTTTACAAAGGAAAGTGGAAACCCCTCGACATGTGCGTGTGACTATTTATAACTTGAGTGAAGCGGTAAGTGGTGCTTATTTCTTATCATGCAGTAACTGATTATTTACCTTTTTGTATTTAGGTTTGAAAAAGATGACTCGTGCATTGCTAAAAGGTCAcgctgttgttgtgtgtgttgtgggggaACCATAAATCCCCTCCAGCCAGTATGTTTCTATCGTTGCCTGTCCTTCAGGGAGTATGTTTTGGGACAGTTGTCcatgactttgtttttgttggacaGTTTAAGGGAGGCTGAGGACATGCGAATGAGGTCATTGCATTGCTGTGGTACAGCAGGCCGACTGTCTGCAAACACTCCCCAAACGCACCTTTAAGGAAATAGCCCAATAAACTAGAATGTGTGGTAGAGGAATGACTCCTCGCTTTTGGCACACGCTGTCCCTGTGATGTCAGCCAGTGTGGAACTTCATGGATAATGACTTTATACATGACACTCATCATCCAGTAAACGTTTTCTGAGTTTATGGGACATTTTATATTGCACAAGAACaccacaataaaaataaatagggtTCAATCTTGAACTGAGGTGGATTGATTTCTATTTATGTCACTCAGAATTAAATTCCAATGTTCTCTTGCTATTTTTGTTGCTATCCCTAACTGTTACCCTACTTATTGAAAAGGGAATAATGTTACCAATTACAAGATTCTTAACTGTAACTTCACAATTgtaatacaattcataaaatcCTAGGTCTTGAAATGTTGATTTAGGACATTTCCATTCCAATTAAGGCCTTATTTTTAGATCCCtaaattgaacacattttgaGGCTTTCTAACAAACGCACTCTAAATTAATCCTATTTAATTCACAACACAGCTTCATGTAGCCCATGTTAACAAATATGGTCACAAATCCTAAATGGAAAAATTAATTTTAGTCAAATAttagcatgtgtttgtgttgaaatatcaagtGGTTCACTAAAATATGCATGAATGCTAGGAGAGCTTTTGAAAGCTGGCCCCGACACATCATCTCTCCGCGGTTGATCCAAAACCTACACAAAGGCAGTCGCCGCGCACTGTAATTGCATTATCAAATATACATGCCAACAATGTTCTGAAAAGGCAGCGTGATTGTCTGATTAGTTTTGAGTTATGGCTTAAGTAGCAGGGTCAGTCACGCCCTTGTTAGCCTGCATTGGGGCTGTCACCTCGCGGAGCATCAGGGGCCCGTTGGAGCGGAAGTTGGAACAGCGTGTACCAAAACAACATCGACAGTTAGAGCAGACACTTGGCTTCTGTTTTGCACGGGACGCTGTAGTGGACACTGACCGGACAAACCGATTAACGGTCATTACCTGACCTAAAATCCTATCCCACACACTGCTGATGCTGCCCCTGATTTAAGCCTCAGAACGTGCAGTGCTGTCCTGTCATTAAAGGAGCTCAAACAATGTGATCacagacattttgatgtttctGCTGAGACTTCCATTACAAAGGGGAACACGTTCTGCTATAAGTGAGTTAATATCAAACTGCTGTGAGGGATTTGTGATGAAACAGGACCAGGCCGTTTGGTTGACACTGATGCCCCCTGCTGTTCAGATGTGGTAACAGTCACACTTATTTCTAATCAACCAGACCTGTTCAAGGGATAGCAAAACGATGCTATAAAGTATGATTTGATTATGTTTATCCATCTTAAACTAGCCTGACACTGACCGCTGAGTCCTGAGATGACCCCCGCTGCCCTTTAAGCTCCGCTAGCTGTCTCTCCATGTGGTAAACCTCCTCAGACATTTGCCTGAGAAAAGCACATACAGTTTGGCAGTGTTAAATATGTGGAACCGTGTTGTAATCAgagcactttatttattttaaatacagtatcatCACTGGTGTTGTATTGGATTTATTTGTACCTGTGGACAGCCTGGGCCCTGCTCAGTTGGCAGTGGAGACGCTTCACAATGGCCTCATAGCGCTTGTTCTGGATCTGAGAAGAAACATTCAGTTGGAGTTTTAATTGTGGATGAAACAGGAACAGAATTATGATCTTGGGGCTTGAGACCTGACACAGTTATTGGTgcttttgtatttgaaataagtTGTGTTGCATTTATGTCCACTGCTAATATTGGCTAAAGGGAATTTCTTCAGTATTGTGACCGTGTGTGTTAAAGCATttaatgtacagtggggcaaaaaagtatttagtcagccaccaattgtgcaagttctcccatttaaaaagatgagagaggcctgtaattgttatcataggtatacctcaactatgagagacaaaatgagaaaataaaatccaggaaatcacattgtaggatttttaatgaattaattggtaaattcctctgtaaaataagtatttggtcacctacaaacaagcaagatttctggctctcacagacctgtaagttcttctttaagaggctcctctgtcctccactcgttacctgtattaatggcacctttttgaactcgttatcagtataaaagacacctgtccacaacctcaaacagtcatactccaaactcctctatggccaagaccaaagagctgtcaaaagaCACCacagacaaaattgtagacctgcaccaggctgggaaaactgaatctgcaataggtaagcagcttggtgagaagaaatcaactgtgggagcaattattagaaaatggaagacatacaagaccactgctaatctctctcgatctggggctccacgcaagatctcaccccgtggggtcaaaatgatcacaagaacggtgagcaaaaatcccagaaccacacggggggacctagtgaatgacctgcagagagctgggaccaaagtaacagaggctaccatcagtaacacactacgccgccagggacttaaatcctgcagttccagacgtgtccccctgcttaagccagtacatgtccaggcccgtctgaagtttgctagagggcatttggatgatccagaagaggattgggagaatgtcatatggtcagatgaaccaaaatagaactttttggtaaaaactcaactcgtcgtgtttggaggagaaagaatgcagtattgcttccaaagaacaccatacctactgtgaagcatgggggtggaaacatcatgctttggggctgtttttctgcaaagggaccaggacgactgatccgtggaaaggaaagaatcaatggggccatgtatcgtgagattttgagtgaaaacctccttccatcagcaagggcactgaagatgaagcgtggctgggtctttcagcatgacaatgatcccaaacacaccgccagggcaacgaaggagtggcttcgtaagaagcatttcaaggtcctggagtggcctagccagtctccagatctcaagcccatagaaaatctttggaggtagttgaaagtccgtgttgcccagcgacagccccaaaacatcactgctttagaggagatctgcatggaggaatcggccaaaataccagcaacagtgtgtgaaaaccttgtgaagacttacagaaaacatttgacctctgtcattgccaacaaagggtatataacaaagtattgagatgaacttttgttattgaccaaatacttattttccacaatcatttgaaaataaattcattaaaaatcctacaatgtgattttctggatttttttttctcattctgtctctcatagttgaggtatacctatgataacaattgcaggcctctctcatctttttaaatgggagaacttgcacaattggtggctgactaaatacttttttgccccactgtatatcataACGGGAATAATAGATATTATTCTATGATAGCAGACATTGAACATCTTAAGGTTTTGGACTTTAGGTGGCCAAATGAATCTCGTCAATACACGCCAGTTATCTGTAGATTCATAGCTGATGTAAATTAATAAGTGTTAGTAGTGACCCCATTTCTCCCATACCTCTATGTCTTTCTTTATCTGGGTATGAGTTAAAAACTCTTTTCGCACTTGCGCTTTCTTGACAGATATAGACTCCCTCATCTCAGAGATCTCCTTCTTCAGAGTTTCATTCTCACtctgaaagaaaagagatgGACACAATAAACTTTAAAGTTTCAAAAGAGTGAAGTATCCTCTAATGTAAGTTCTCCACCTTTGCCATCTGCACTGTGTTCCCATTTGGATTCTCCAAATCTGCCTTCAGCtcccctttcttctctctcagCATCTGGACAACTGctctcttctcctccagctctctgtgGGCCTCCGTCTGGCTCGCAGCATGCAGAACAGCTGCTCTGTGACACTCCATCTTGCTTCGGTAAGCGTTGAATCTCGCCAGTGCCGTGCAAgcgttctcctcctcctcacttaTACCAATGTGGATATCTGTTATTTCCTTGCTGATGGATGCGTAGCGCTGATGCTGGACTTTTGTCtgctgctccaggtgctccatCTCGCCCTCCAGCATTAGGAATTCCCTGGTTTTAGATCTCAGCTCCTGCTCTAACATCTCACCCTTGTTCTCAACCTCTGAAAGAGTTGCCTGATAAGGGAGGCAAaccaaaatgtccaaatcacTGTCTAATCcccaataatacattttcttcgAAGCAAAGGTGTTTGCAGGAAGCAGTAAGATCACACTCACAGCTTTGAGAGTCTATTCCTTTTTGCATGGAAGCATATTCCATAATAATCAACTACAtgcatgtgcaaaaaaaaaaaatgaggtaGACATGTTGTTACACATTATTACACTAAACTGGGGTGAATAAGAACCTGCAGGGAGATGAGTgtcttctgtttgtctttcagggCCTCAGTCTGGGCGTAGCCATGTTGACTGACATCCTCCACGGCTTTGGTTAATGAAAACCTAGGCTTCTCCTGTACTCCTGGGGGACAGTAAGTGTGATGAAGTGACTGTAAATGTTCACATGACAAATGTTAGGGATTTAAACATGTAGCTTAAGAAACCTATAGTTAAGTTATAGCTAACTAGCAGCACATACACGTGTAATAGTGAGTTAACAGCTTCAAAGAAGGTCTCGAGGGAGCTAATATTCTCTAGCCAAGACCGGTATGCTAGTTTATTAGCCTAATATTAGCATTATTGTTTTGATCGAAGTTAAAAAGCCCCCCTTAGACTCAGTCAAACAAACTTCCACAATATTGTTGATGTGTTGTCTGTGAGCATGTTTAactatatattttgtgttaattAATACAATACCATCTTCACTGGCtccaaatgttgacattttgacatcagTCAGCTAACGATCTGTTAGCGAGAAGCTCGTTATAACAATTATAATCGATGTAGCAATTGATGTTGCTGACAATAAAAGATGTATTTGAGTGTTTAAGCAACTGAGTCTACAGTTTAATGGGCAAATATTAAATTTCGATGATTTTTTAACAAATGGTAATTATTATATagctatttatttgtattatataaaaGTCAACTAACTGCGTAAACATAAAACTACAGTTCCCAGAAGACACTACGGCTCGACCTGGTTACGCTTCCAAAGCAACATCCGGTCTCTACAGCTAGCAACAGTGGAGGTGACAGTTGTTGCTAACACTAGAAGAACCACACATGGTGTATTCTTCTACCTTAtgaatgttgctttttttaaagtagtgAAATGCTCTTTAATCGCTTGCCTCGACTCTGCTCTTTGTGTAGTCGTGTATTTTatagcagcagaggaagaggagcagtaTGGAGGACACTAACAGGACACACCAGTCTGAAATATGCTAACATCACACAGGTGCAGCACTGGGGCACAGTAGCACCAAAACGCCTCTCTCACAGTGACTTTGGGGACTTGTACGAGACTGAGTCTGTGCAGAGGTTTCTCCAGCAGCTCATGGAGGAGTACAGAGACACCAGTAAGAAGATACAGCATGCACAACTCAGTGAATCAGACAGGAAAATACTTATCAAGAGGCAGAAGGAGCTGCTGCCTCTGGCAAATGTGTTTGAGAGTATTGAAGTAGCCTTGAAAGACCTGGAGGAAGTCCTATCACTCCTGCAGAGTaagtattttattgtgttttatagaAACAATTATAATTTCACAATTTAGTACCACATAGATCCTTTAGCTGTTTATTTTGTCCATTTAAAGTCTGACTAAGTCTTGCAAACTAAGAATA
The Eleginops maclovinus isolate JMC-PN-2008 ecotype Puerto Natales chromosome 24, JC_Emac_rtc_rv5, whole genome shotgun sequence DNA segment above includes these coding regions:
- the LOC134861177 gene encoding coiled-coil domain-containing protein 122-like; the encoded protein is MSTFGASEDGVQEKPRFSLTKAVEDVSQHGYAQTEALKDKQKTLISLQSENETLKKEISEMRESISVKKAQVRKEFLTHTQIKKDIEIQNKRYEAIVKRLHCQLSRAQAVHRQMSEEVYHMERQLAELKGQRGSSQDSAVSVRLV